The segment AAGAGTTGGTAGAATTGAGAAATATATGGTTCACAAGTCTCAGTTCAATAGCCTGCTGATTATTTTAGAGAAAAAAGAAGTAATCTCATCTTTTGATAAAAGTCATGTTCTGTTTAAGAATACTGATAGATTAGATTAATTTTTAGTTACAGTTTTTGCGTGCAAATAACCCTCCTTAACTATTAATTTTTAAGGAGTATGAAATATATTACTGAAAAAGAATTTATGCAATATATGGACATATTAAAAGAAACATTTTCTAGATTAGAACAAAGGATGGACGAAAGATTTGATAAAGTCGATGAAAGACTTGATAAGGTAGACGAACGCCTTAATTATCATCAAACCTGGCTTGAACGGATAGAAGGTAATATGGCGACTAAGGGTCAGTTAAACAGCCTCGCTATTATTTTAAAAGATAAAGAAGTGATTAATTCTTATGAGGTTGCTCATATTAAACAAACTGATTCAGTGTAGTATTATATACTTGTAGTACAGCAAATATCCCTCCTTTTATTATTAAAAAAGGGATATGATATCAGAAAAAGAGTATTTAGAGTTATTGATAATTATTACTGAGTCTTTTGATCACCTGGAGAGACGGATTGATGATCATTTCGCGTCATTGGAAACACGGATGCGATGTAATGAAATATGGATGAAACGCATTGCCGAGATTATAGCTGAAAAAGACACACAATAATATTCTTGGGATTATTGGTTGAGTACAGATTTTGGCAACATTTTAATTTTGTGGTATACTATAGAAAAGTATTATGCGATGTCCGAACTGCCAAAAAACAATCCTAGATAATATTAAGAAGTGTCCATATTGTGGACATGACACAACCAAGAAAACAAATATTACTGATATGTTTGAAAATCCAGTAAACCCCATGGGGAATGTTCCAAGTAAGGGAGCCGTTCCATTAGCTGAACACCATGAAGCCGTTCAGACGGAAATTAAAAAACGTCATTGGCAGAGATGGTTTTTGTATGGATTAATTATTGTAATCTTTGTTGGCTTGATTGGGCTTATTGTAAAGATGAATAATGACACTATCACATTATTGGCCTCTAGGGACACTTTTTCTAAAGATTTAGAGAAATCAAAGGCGGAGATTGAGGAAAAGAATAGGTTGGTTATGCAGGCCGAAGAAGCGTTAAAGAAGACTCAGGATGAATTAAATGTTAAAGCTGATCAATATAAAAAAGATATTGAAGTTCAGGCCGGGGCTGTTAAAGATTTGGAGCAATGCAAAATTGAATTAACAGCATCAGACGCAAATATTTATAATCTAATCTTAACCTTAGGGACTGGAATTTCTAAAAAAGATTTAGCCAGAATCCCTATCGCTGAAGCTAATATCAGTACTGGTCTTGATACAGATCAAGATGGCTTATCTGATGATGTTGAGATCGCCGTTGGAACTGATAAAGAGAAAGCTGATACCGATGGAGATACATATACTGACCGAGATGAATTATTACGTAGTTTTGATCCATTAAAAGCTAATGCTTCAATGCCGATTGATATTAATTATAGTAATCAACAGAAAGGAAGAATAATCATTGCCGTAGAAGGAAACAAAGAAGCGTGGTATGTTAACCCTGGTGATGGTAAACGTTACTTCCTGGGACATCCTGGAGATGCCTATAAAGCAATGCGCAGTGTTGAGTATTGGACTAAGAGTTATAGTAAACAATAATTTAGGATAATAAAATAACACCCCGGCTCTGAGTCGGGGTGTTTTGTTATGGTTATTTTTTCACCATTAAGCAAAAATGCTGGAATGGGAAAAAGTATGAACCATTTTTTGTATATTCATTTAAAATTTCTTTCAGTTCTTCTGAATGTGAAAGAAATAAATTTTTTCGTTCAAGATTACCGTCACTCGCGACGAATGATAACGCTTCAATCATATCGTCTAATGTATCAGTTGTTACTTCAGTGACAACTTTATTTATTTGGAGATTGCCGAAACTTTTTAAGGTTTCCTCAATAATTGTATAGCAATCTTGGTATTTTTTCAGAGGATTTTCTCCAATCTTTGATAGAAGCGAGGTCCAGTCATCATCCTTTGCTCTAAATGTAATAATCAATAATATCGCGGAAGTCTTTAAAAGTTCCCAGCCTTTATTAATGAAATCAATTATGAGATTAGGTTTGTACGTGAGCGAATGTGACATAAGAACCATGTCAAATGACTCATCGATATCCAACGGGAAATCTCCATGCACTATCCTAAGATTAGCTGCTCTGAGTTTATTTACATACAGTGAATTTGATTCAACTCCCACGTAGTTGTCTACTTCTAAAGACAGAGGAATACTTAATCTTCCATCTCCAGGACCAACATCAAGTAAGGAAGAAATGTTGTGATCACAAATTTTTTCTTTTATAGCTTTGAGTAAGAGTAATTTTTCACTCGTATGACTCAGAAATTTTTCAAAATCTTTTTCGTATTGCTGATTTTTTTTCATAGAACATTTTATTTTTTTATTTTGTATTCTGAAAACTTTAACAGTATTTGCTATGAAAGTCAACTTGAATATTTTTTTACTTTTTCTTGAACTTTTCTTGAATGTAATTTTGGTAATGTATATGAGTCAAGATGTGAATACATTTTGACCTATGATCAGACAATCTCAAGTTACTTTGTGATGGTTCATTTGGAGGGGTGGACTATTGTAAAGCACTGAGATTGTCCGATTATAGATTAAAAAAAATGTATGATTTTTCAAAAAAAGTATGTCTACTCCTTCCTGATTATTATTTTTCTTGGTGCATGCCTGACTATTGGTCTGAAATTTTGGAGATATGGGGTATACCTACCTTTTATTTGGGAAAAAATATATGCAGAACCAAGCACTACTCCATTGGAAACCTTTGAAAAGTTTCAGCGGGCTCTGTCAGAAAATAATGATAATTATCTTTCATATATAACTAAAGACAAGAGAGATGGATATAAAAAAATGTTTTCTGATACTGAAATTAAAGACCGGTATCTTGAGCCACTCACTAATGTTCGTGAGGAATATATTATTGATTGTGAGAATAGTTTAACCTGCGAACGGATCGCAGTATATTCCTATGACTATGTAAGTAATGAGCCATATTGGGAGGAAGTTTCGGGAGAACGTTTTTTAGTCCCTTCCGGTACGCAAAAGTTGGAAATACGTTTTGTTGAAGTGAAGAAAGGGTATTGGCAAATTAATGAATTTTAAATAAAAACTATGAAAAAACAAAGGAGGGTCTGGTTTTTATTGCTTCTGTTCTTTTTATTCCCTCTAAATCAAATACAAGCTTTTGATACCTATGTTATTCATCCAAAATTAGCCGGGGTTATTGCTTCATTATTTAATGAACAATATCCTGAGTATGCATTAAAAGAAAATGAAATAGACTGGCTGGCCCAAGGTACAATTGAGGAAGATGAACCAATAACCAGAGCTTTCAATCATTTTTATAATCCCTTAAATAGACAAGGTTTAAAAATTGCTGGAATACAAATGGGTTTACCGTCGCCGGAGTGGACATTTAACACAGCCAAGCAAAGATCAACCGAAGGAGGGGATTGTTCTTGGCAAACAGCCATCAATGCTTATAAAAATAATGATATCGCCAAGGGCATACGATGTTTAGGCCACACCCTTCATTTATTAGAAGATGTTGGTGTGCCGGCGCATACTAGAAATGATCAACATGCCTTTGGAGACCCCTTTGAAGAATGGGGGAAATATAGCAATCCAGCAGTTATTACCGAGTCTAATGGTTTTGTCTCAAACTGTAAGAAGGCAGATGATTGTATTATTGAGCTGGCGACGTGGGTAAATAGTAATTTTCTCAGTAAGGACACAATCAATAGTAAAAATTTCCCTTCTCCAATGAATAGGGCTATTCGTGAAGACTTATATTTAATGGATAGTTCACGTAAATTAGCAGCCTATAATCCAAAGAACAAATCATATTATCTTTCCCAGGAAATTCAATATGAGTATTGGCAAGAAATTTCACCAAAAATTATTGCCTATGGTTTACGTTTACTGGAAATTTTTTATAGAGAAGTTGGTGTGCTTAAACAAAATACAGTCATTGAAAAAAATAATCCTTTACCAATACCATCAAGCGAGGTCATCCCTCAAGTAAATCAATCAGGAGTTCCCTTGCAGGTAACAACTTCATCAAATGCAAAGGCAAATACTCCACGAACACCATCAGTTCCTGTGATTCCTAAAGTTTCTGTTGAAAGTCCAAAAAAACAAATTGTACCAATTCCTGTGCCAGTTATTCCTAGCCAAACACCTAGTTTACCAAATCAACCACCAGTTCAAAATTCTTCAAAAGTCCCGGATACGTATATTTTAACTCGTCCAGCCTCAAGCACTAATCAGACTACAGCTACTTTTATTTTTTCTTCTGATATTCCGGAAGCTAGTTTTGAATGTAGTGGTAATGGCCGAAATTGGCAAAGTTGTTCATCAAATCACCAGATAACAAATTTATCTGAAGGCAAACATGATATTTATGTTCGTGCCATAACCCAGATTGGCTCTGATCAAACGCCAATTCATTATAGCTGGACAGTTGATACAACTCCGCCTATAACAGCTCTTATCTCAGATGTTGGATATAATAAGCGATCAGCTACGTTTCGTTTTTACTCCGAAATTGGTGCCCATTTTGAGTGTAAGCTTGATGATTCTGCCTGGGCAGAGTGTCTATCACCGAAACAATATACAGATTTGTCTGCTGGGAATCATTTTTTTCAAGTAAGGGCAAGTGATAAAGTTGGTAACAAAGAAGTAATTGCTTCAGGCCATACCTGGCAAATTGTTATTGATAAGCCAGATGCACCAATTATTGTTTTTCCATCATCATCACCTTTCTATACAAATAGTTCTATTATAGAAATTAAAGCCACGACTGAAGAAAATACAAAACTATTAATTAATGGTAGTGAAGAAAATATTGAGAAACAGGACAATGTCTGGGTGAGTGAACAGTCATTATCTAATAATGACAACGTTTTTACATTAACTAGTCAAAATATATATGAAGAGATCAGTGATGCTAATACTATTACCGTAATTAAAGATGCAATAACACCCTCAGCGATTATTGAAAATTTGTCTGAGAGTTATGATCAATTACAATTTACTGTGCAATGGCGTGGCTTTGATTCTAATAGTGATAATCTACGGTTTGATGTCCAGTCTCGGTTGGCTGAGGCTGATTGGCAAGTCTGGCAAGACATGACAACTGAATTGCAAGCTGAATTCATAACACCATATCTTGGTCCACCAATATCTTTTAGAGTTAGAGCTCGTGATCAAGCTGGTAATATTAGTGACTGGTCAGAAATAGCTACAACAAGTTATTCTTTTAATCCAATTAGCCATGTCGTTATTAGCCAAGTTATAACTAATGGTCCACAAGGTAGTTTAGATGAATTTATTGAGTTATATAATCCAAGTTCGGCGCATGTTAATCTGCAAGGCTATATCTTACAAAAAAAATCTCAGATTGGAATTTCTTGGCTTGATAGTACGGCCACACATTCTTTTGATGGTATAACTATTCCACCTTATGGGTATATCTTAGTTTCTGGGAGAGACTATAGTTACCAAACAATTTCTGACCTACGCATAACTAATGAGCTAGCGTTTGATGAAAATGGACATATTAGAATTATTAATTCAGCTGGTGAAGAGATTGATCGTTTGGGCTATGGCTCAGCAACTAACCCAGAAGGCTTAGCAGCCCCGTCCCCAAATCAATCAATTTCCTTACAACGAAAAGCATATTATTCATCAACAGCCCATAGTCTTCAGACTAACCCGCTTGAAGGTAATGGATATGATTCTGATTATAATTTATTTGATTTTGTTCTGCAGAATATTGTGATCCCAAGAGCTTCACATAATCAAGCGCTGGTGTCAGGAAATGTGGAAGCAGGGTTACTATATCTTTGGCATTTTGATGAGTGCAATGGGGCAACCTATGATAGTCTTAATCTCTCAACCACATATCAAACCTCTTCTTGGTCAGTGGGAAAGTATGGTTGTGGGATGTACCAAAGTTGGCAGACGGATCAAGAAATTAATTGGAATCTACCAACTTCAATTACTTCAGGCGAGCTAACACTATCATTTTATAGAAAAGAAATATTTAATGCCTCTGCTAGCACTATGTGGTT is part of the Candidatus Falkowbacteria bacterium genome and harbors:
- a CDS encoding zinc-ribbon domain-containing protein; translation: MRCPNCQKTILDNIKKCPYCGHDTTKKTNITDMFENPVNPMGNVPSKGAVPLAEHHEAVQTEIKKRHWQRWFLYGLIIVIFVGLIGLIVKMNNDTITLLASRDTFSKDLEKSKAEIEEKNRLVMQAEEALKKTQDELNVKADQYKKDIEVQAGAVKDLEQCKIELTASDANIYNLILTLGTGISKKDLARIPIAEANISTGLDTDQDGLSDDVEIAVGTDKEKADTDGDTYTDRDELLRSFDPLKANASMPIDINYSNQQKGRIIIAVEGNKEAWYVNPGDGKRYFLGHPGDAYKAMRSVEYWTKSYSKQ
- a CDS encoding class I SAM-dependent methyltransferase, producing MKKNQQYEKDFEKFLSHTSEKLLLLKAIKEKICDHNISSLLDVGPGDGRLSIPLSLEVDNYVGVESNSLYVNKLRAANLRIVHGDFPLDIDESFDMVLMSHSLTYKPNLIIDFINKGWELLKTSAILLIITFRAKDDDWTSLLSKIGENPLKKYQDCYTIIEETLKSFGNLQINKVVTEVTTDTLDDMIEALSFVASDGNLERKNLFLSHSEELKEILNEYTKNGSYFFPFQHFCLMVKK
- a CDS encoding lamin tail domain-containing protein — translated: MKKQRRVWFLLLLFFLFPLNQIQAFDTYVIHPKLAGVIASLFNEQYPEYALKENEIDWLAQGTIEEDEPITRAFNHFYNPLNRQGLKIAGIQMGLPSPEWTFNTAKQRSTEGGDCSWQTAINAYKNNDIAKGIRCLGHTLHLLEDVGVPAHTRNDQHAFGDPFEEWGKYSNPAVITESNGFVSNCKKADDCIIELATWVNSNFLSKDTINSKNFPSPMNRAIREDLYLMDSSRKLAAYNPKNKSYYLSQEIQYEYWQEISPKIIAYGLRLLEIFYREVGVLKQNTVIEKNNPLPIPSSEVIPQVNQSGVPLQVTTSSNAKANTPRTPSVPVIPKVSVESPKKQIVPIPVPVIPSQTPSLPNQPPVQNSSKVPDTYILTRPASSTNQTTATFIFSSDIPEASFECSGNGRNWQSCSSNHQITNLSEGKHDIYVRAITQIGSDQTPIHYSWTVDTTPPITALISDVGYNKRSATFRFYSEIGAHFECKLDDSAWAECLSPKQYTDLSAGNHFFQVRASDKVGNKEVIASGHTWQIVIDKPDAPIIVFPSSSPFYTNSSIIEIKATTEENTKLLINGSEENIEKQDNVWVSEQSLSNNDNVFTLTSQNIYEEISDANTITVIKDAITPSAIIENLSESYDQLQFTVQWRGFDSNSDNLRFDVQSRLAEADWQVWQDMTTELQAEFITPYLGPPISFRVRARDQAGNISDWSEIATTSYSFNPISHVVISQVITNGPQGSLDEFIELYNPSSAHVNLQGYILQKKSQIGISWLDSTATHSFDGITIPPYGYILVSGRDYSYQTISDLRITNELAFDENGHIRIINSAGEEIDRLGYGSATNPEGLAAPSPNQSISLQRKAYYSSTAHSLQTNPLEGNGYDSDYNLFDFVLQNIVIPRASHNQALVSGNVEAGLLYLWHFDECNGATYDSLNLSTTYQTSSWSVGKYGCGMYQSWQTDQEINWNLPTSITSGELTLSFYRKEIFNASASTMWFLNSQRTAGIGTKLSPHGINPLFNNQEILSGISPLPVGTWHHYSIVYSNNYLAIYIDGILKKKILGDYSLNQILTNVAIDEDNQPYKFDEIAVWNRALSSEEIIASLGRQLSPHMLRPAQTSAQTVHYWNFDNQGNAIDLIGGREIVNPEIIPGRLGNGLHITWQRQLANTSISTITNKDVSLSYWRKRGLTGNGGGAVAISNQQTGRHFGMGGGYGESYYYFNESVDGLGCYIPADNNWHHIALVYDSYLYQLRYYIDGILQITREQVWLWDSFNSLVIGEQQYSYILDDLKIWEGALTNQQVAEEASLGEL